DNA from Roseimicrobium sp. ORNL1:
CAGGCCCTTTTGGAGGTCACCGAGATTGAAGCCTATGAGACCATGGTTCCTCTCGGCGTGGTAATGACGGCGCAAGGACGAAGCACACGGGCAGCATCGTCCCTGACCGTGCCCGCCGGTGCCACATGGATGACCTTTGCCATCGAGCACCCCGAACTTGAGGATACTGTTACTCTCGGAAGACACTGGCGTATCCTGGGATTTCATGACGAGTGGCTCGCGGGCACCGGAAGTGCCGAGGTGGAGAGCCGCTGTCCCCCGCCTGGAGAGTATGAATTTCAGGCGCAAATCCGCCAATCCGACGGCGAGTGGGGCGATGCGAAATACCGTGTGCCTCTCATCGTGCCCGTGCCGTTCTGGCAGCGCGGCGGTGTACTGGGTACCGCGGCTCTGCTCGCCATTTTCCTGGCCGCTGCGCTGGCCTGGTTCATCAGTCGCCGCATCATGGCGCGGCGTGTCGCGGAGCTGGAGCGGCGAAATGAACTGTCCAACGAACGCGCCCGCATCGCGCGTGACATGCACGACGCTGTGGGGTCGCAGCTCACCCAGCTTGCTGTGATGCACGAAATCGTGGCTGAGGAACTGGCACTCGATGACACGGCCCGTGGGCGCCTGCAGCAACTCACGGACACCGCCCGGTCCAGTGTGGCCGCCCTGGACGCCGTGGTCTGGGCCGTGAATCCGAAGAACGACAATCTCGCAAACATGGCGGGCTACCTCACCCAGGTGGCCCGCGAGTATCTGACGCCCATGGGGATCGCCTGCCGTCAGGATGTGCCGCACGAGTGGCCGGAGAAGATCGTGTCTTCCCACGCGCGCCATGAAATTCACCTGGCTTTCAAGGAAGCGCTGCAAAACGTGGTGAAGCACGCCCAGGCTACTGAAGTCGCCCTCACCATGCGCCATGCGGACGGGCGATTCACCGCAACCATCGCAGACAATGGCACGGGACTGCCTGCCGACCTCGAAGGCCTGGAGAAAAACGGCCTCGACAACATGCAGCAGCGGCTCGCCTCCCTCGGAGGACATTGCCGCGTGCAAGATCTTCCCGGCGGTGGCACTCTGGTGGAGCTGCAAGTCCCACTTTGATCTCCTCGTGCCTGTCACCATCGCCATGATCGAAGACGATGCGCCCTTCGCGGAGGCGCTTCAGCGCTACTTCACGCTGTCGAAGGAGGTGGATTGCCTCCAGCACCATCGCACTGCTGAAGCCGCGCTGGAGGCATTGCGCAGGGAGGCGCCACACGTCCTGCTGGTGGACATCAACCTCCCAGGCATGAGCGGCATCGAGTTCGTGGGGCACATCAAAGACCTTCATCCGCAGGTGCTCTGCCTCATGCTCACCATGTATGAAGAGAGCGGGCTCATCTTTGACGCGCTGAAGGCCGGAGCCTCCGGTTACCTGCTCAAGCGGACGCCGCCCAAGGAGGTCGTCGCCGCCATCATGGAAGCGCACAGCGGAGGTTCACCCATGTCACCGGAGATCGCCCGGCGGGTGGTGAGCTTTTTTCACCAGAAGCAGGTCGTGACCACGCCGGAGATACCACCGGCGAGCGCTGACATTGCCACGCTCGCACCGCGCGAAGTCGAGGTGCTTGATCTGCTTTCCAAAGGCTACCTCTACAAGGAGATCGGCGACCAACTCGGCATCTCCACGCACACCGTGAACACCCACATCCGACGCATCTACGAAAAGCTGCACGTGCAGTCACGCGGCCAGGCCGTGGCGAAGTATCGCGGGCTTGCGGAGCAGGGATAGTCAACCGACATGCCGCCAATTTTTGGAGCCACCTGGCAACGGAGCGATCTCAAGACCCGAGCCAAAAGGTGATTTTCCTAGGCAAGACAAGCGAGAATCCTGACGAAGGTTCAGACATGTAGAACGATGACTGAAGTGTCAGATTAAAGCACTCTACCTTTCGCAAAGTCACGCTAGTCTCCGCCCGAAGAAACCCGTTTACGGTATGCGCATCCCCGTCCTCATCGCTTTTATGGCGTTGTTTGTAGGCGCCGCCGCCCTCACGACTGAAACGTCGCATGAGGACGCCAGGAAGTGTTTCGAGCGTTATGTGGCACTGGAGGCTGCGTTTGACCCCTCGGTGGCGGACCTGTACGCCGACGATGCCAAGATCCAGAACACCAGCATTTCTCCCGATGGTCAGAAACGCGTGACGACCATGTCGGCCCCCGCATACAAGGAGCAAATCCGCCAGACGATGCCAGCCGCCAAGCCACGGGGTGACATCAGCAAATACTCGGAGCTCAACCTCACGAAGGAAGGCGACAGAATCCGCGTGACTGCCATCCGGTTTTCCGAACTGAAAAGGTATTCGACGCCACTCTCCATGCTTGTTGGTCCCGATGGAAATGGGGCATGGCGCATTTACGAAGAGCTTTCGGAATCGCGGTAATGCCTCGTGAGACCGGGCCGTGCTGGGGCTCGGAGCAGGTCGGCCACTCGTTTCATAAATCGCCGGGAGCGTTTTCCTCGTGGAAATCTGGCGAAGATCTGAAAGGATGTGCCGATTTTTGCCAAGAAGCCCTGCACCTGAAACTCCCAACTCCAATCACGTGGACCGTACTTCCAAGATCTTTTTCGCTGTCGTGCTGTGCATCGTCCTGTCCGCAGGCTGTGCGTGGGTCATCGCCACCCGTCTGACAGGCATTCCAGGCGCGCCCCTCATTCCGGTCGTCATCGGGTGCTTCCTTGGATCCGCAGTGGCGACTGCCCTCCTGAACATTTTGGATGCCACGAGAGCGGCTCTGCTGGCCTCGGTGCTTGTCGCAGCGGGCATTGTCATCATTCCGGTGCTGCGGAAGCTGGAACTGCCCAAGGTCATCCCCTACACCTTCTCGGCCTCGTTCTTTGTCGGCTTCTTCTGCAGCCGTCTGACGTACGAGGAGTCTTGATTGGGCTTTGATTCCGGTGTGTGGTGTTTGCGATTGCCACACACCCTGCAATTCACTGACGCGTGAAAGTCATTGTAATCGTCAATGGCTCCTTGGATTGGAGTCCCTGTTTTCCGGGCCGTGATGTCCGGCAGGTTTTTCTACAAAATAGCAAATGGCTGGTTCAGGACGGGCGCTTGTGGATCACCAACAAGGCCGGCACGTACCGACCGGATGGCATTCTCTGGCGCCTTGGCGCGGTGAAGCCAGAGCCCATGCATCGCGCCTGCCTGGAGATGATCCGGCTGACTGGCACCCCGTGTGTGAATCCTGCGGCAGCCCTCCTTCGCGGTTATGATCGCCTGAGCATGCTCACGGAGTTGAAGCTTGCCGGGCTGCCGGTCATTCCGTTCGATGTCATCACAGGGACGGACAGCCTCGAGGTGCAGATGCCACGCCTGCCCGCAGTGCTGAAGGTGGACAACTACCATGCAGGTCAGGCCAAGGCACTCGCCCACACGGAGCCCCAATGGCGGGACTTTGTTTCTCTGGCCTCACCCTACATGGGGTATGCCACCGTGGAGCCCTTCATCTCCTACCAGCGGGACGTGCGGTGCCTGGTAGTCGGTGATCAATTCTGGACGATGGAGCGCCGCTCCCCGGGGTGGAAGGCGAATGTGGACACTTCGGAGTTCCAGCTCATCGAGCCTGAGAAACAGCTTGTCGATTGGACCAGGCAAGCCGCAGCCCATTTCGGCGCGGACGTCCTGGGACTGGATTTCATCCAGGATGGCGATGGCAACTACACCCTCTTGGAAAGCAATGACATCCCGGGTGTCCGCGGGTTTCCCGAGGAAGTGCGAAAGGCCCTGGCGCTCATCTTGATGGAGCGAGTGGCGAATGCGGCCTGACCGCTGCATCTGAAACGAAAGAGCGGGCATCGCTGCCCGCTCTCTACCATTCACGAATCCTCGGGGGAAGGATTCAGTTTCAGGAAATTACTTCACCACCTGGAATCCCCAACCGCTGCCGGAGGATTGGATGATCACCTGGCCACCGTAGTTGTGGTCGTGATGCACATGCCCGTTGTGGACGTGGGCCGGCTTGCAGATGGGAGTGCTGTTGCAAGTGCAGGAGCTCGGGTACTGTGTCACCCAGTGACCGACGGGCTGACCGCAGTGGTTATACCCGTGCACGTGGAAGTAGGCATAGATGGGCTGGCCGCAGGGGGTGTAGCCAGTGAGACGATAGTTACCGCCAGCCTGGGCGGTGCTGAGGGGAAGGAGGGAAAAGGCACCAATCGCACTGAGAAGCACAATAAGTTTTTTCATGGAAGGATAGCTTGTTAACGCTGGAGTTCGACGGCCTCCCCATGAAGTTTGTTCGGGCGTTTGGAAAACTATTGTCTGTCACGACCTAGCGCAGCTTTTACAAAGGGCCTCGTGGGCACCGGGCATGGAGAGGGGTAAACGCAAAGCAGCGAAGCAGCAAAGGAGGCGGATGAACTGTGAGAGCTGGATGGATACTGACCAGAGGAAGGCTGCCACACTCGTAGGTTGCGAGTGCATAGTCAGGGTGTTCAACGCAGAGACACAGAGACGCAGAGGAACTTCGGAGACTGAGATGTCTTGCTACGCTGCAAGGCGTAAGTAACGGGCATTCCCCGAAGAATCAGGAGAAGAGCATCCGGGGGCTTCAAAATTGGTGACGCTTCATTTCTCCGCGTGTTCGCATTTCTCCGAAGTTCCTCTGCGTCTCTGTGTCTCTGCGTTGAAGCCATTGCACGTGACCACACCCATCCCCTGCCGGGTCCTCCACCTGGACTCCGCTTCAACATTCACTCACGCATCACCAGTCGCGCTTACGCGCCGAACAGATGCAGCAGCTTCACCATCCAGTAGCCGAGGAATCCGGTGATGGGCAAAGTGAGCACCCAGGCCCACACAATGCGGCCGACGATGCCCCACTTCACGGCACTGAAGCGATGCGTGGCGCCCACACCCATGATGCTGGTGCTGATGACGTGTGTGGTGGAAAGAGGAATGCCGAGCTTGCTAGCCGTCTCGATGATGATGGCGGCGGTGGTCTCTGCAGCAAAGCCATGAACAGGCATGAGCTTCACCATCTTGTGCCCCATGGTCTTGATGATGCGCCAGCCACCCGCGGCGGTGCCGGCAAACATGGTGATGGCACAGAGGATGACCACCCAGATGGGAATGGGCGAGTCCTTGCCAAGGCTATGCATCTTGAGGAAGGCGAAACTTTCTGGCAGGCCCTCAAAAGCACCGCTGCTGGTCGCGGTGAACATGGCCAGCGCGAGAATGCCCATGGTCTTCTGCGCATCGTTGCCACCGTGGCTGAATCCCATGAAGGCCGCACTCACGATCTGCAGGCGCCCAAAGATCCTATTCACGGTGCTGGGGCTGCGCCTTTTCAGGAGCACCATGAGAATCCACATGATGAGGCCGCCCAGGAAGAAACCAATCATGGGCGAAAGGATCATGGGCTTGATGAGCTTCGGCCACAGGCCGTTGCTCCCCTCATGCCAGATGAGAGCGGACCATCCACCCGTGGTGGCAATGGCGGAGCCGCAAAGGCCACCCACCAGAGCGTGGCTGGAGCTGGAAGGCAGACCCAGCCACCACGTGAACAGATTCCACAGGATGGCGCCAATCAACGCCGCGAGCACCGTGGGAAGCGTGACAATGCTGGAATCCACAAAGCCACCGCTCACGGTCTTGGCCACTGCGGTGCCAGTGAGTGCACCAATCAGATTGGTACAGGCGGCAAGCAGGATGGCCTGCCGCGGAGTGAGCACCTTGGTGGAGACCACGGTGGCGATGGCGTTCGCCGTGTCGTGAAATCCATTGATGAACTCAAAAGCCAGCGCCGTGATGAAGACGCAGATGAACAGCGTGAGCATGCAGGCGGCTAGGAGTATTTCAACACGACCTGGAAGACGACATTCCCGGCATCACGACAGCGGTCAATGGAACGCTCGAGCAGTTCGTAGAGGTCCTTGAGGATGATGACTTCGATGGGGTCCACCTTGCCGTTGTAGAGCTGCCGGAGCAGATCCATCAGCATCTTGTCACCGTCCCCTTCGATGTGCTGCAGGCGGTCCTGCATGTCCTGGATCTGGTCAATACCCGCCTTCTTGCGCAGGAGACCCACCATGCTGACGACCTCGCCGGTGGCCTGCTCCAAGAGGGAGATCTGCTTGGACATGATGTCGTTCGTGAACTTCACCGGGCAAACGGAGAGACGCTCGGCGATTTTCTCCACCGTCTTGGGGACCTTGTTCAGCGCGCTGTTCAGGGACTCGATGTCCTCACGATCCAGCGGGGTGATGAAGGTCTTGCACAGTTCCTCGGTGATGTTCTGCGTCAGCTTCTTGTGCTTGCGCCGACTCTGGCGGATGGCATCGAGCTGCGAGCTGGTATCTCCTCCAAGGTGCGGAATGACGTCCTTGAGCAGCAGGGCGCAACTGCGGGCCTCCGCGGCACTCGCCTCCAGCAGATTGTAGAAGGTGTCGTCTTTCTTGAAGAGGCTGAACATGGGTGGGCGGGGAGTGTTGGGCGGGTGGTCAAGTGACATTGGGTGACGCTTTTGCAAGCTGGTTTTGGCTCCAGCCACCGTCTGCCAGCACTTCGGGCGCGAAATCTGGACAAACTCGGCACCCCGCCGGGGTCCCCGGATTGACACCCCTCCCCCGCTCCCGCAGCATGGCTCCATGTCTGCCCGTACCCGCGAACTCATCCGTCACGCTGCCGACCTGAAGCCCGACACGCCCTGGAGCGACACCATCTGGGCTTGGACACCCGAGGAGTCCCTGGTGGACCACCAGACCAAAGCGCGCCTGTGCGTGGCCACACTGCTGCCTTTCAAGGACAAGAAGCCCGACTGGGATGGATTCACCCGCAGCATCGCCTGGATGCGGGACAGCGCCGCGCACTACGGCGTGGAGGTGGCCTTCGTGCTGAATGCTGACACGGGCTACATCTTTGACCTCTCCCTAGATGAGTATCGGGAGGTCCTGAAGCGCTTCCGTGACGCCTTCCCGGACCAACGCTTCCTCGCCGGCGTGACGGGACCGGATGCAGGTGCCACTGAATTCAAGGCAGAGCGCTACCTGCCCATGCTGGAAGCAGTGCAACAGTACGACAATTGCGAGGCCATGCTCATGACTTCACGCACGCTGAACGTGCTGGCCCCGGAGCGTCGCCGGGATGCCTATTTTCAGATCGCGGAGCACCTCACCGTGCCGGGCATTGTGCACGCTCTGGAGCCCTCCTTCGTGCCATGGGCCACGCCGTATGAGCCGTGGCTGCTGCATGAGCTGGCCCAGCATCCCAAGTTCGTGGGGGGCAAAATCTCCACGTTGGACGAGCCCCACTTCCTGTACTGGGCGGCCATGTGCAAGGGACTGAATCTGGACTTCGCGCCGCACAGCGGGGACGACTTCGGCATCTGTACGGCCATCCGCCTGGGTCTACCCCTGCTCATCGGTGCGGGAGTGAGCGCCTGC
Protein-coding regions in this window:
- a CDS encoding ATP-binding protein produces the protein MNRLPDRFFWILLLLALMAGNARAQLPWEVVEPLAIAPPAKAGRQIIRLDDPVSAKRLRVSMTLQASTQGPFSCTVMLLATTDANPSSASAWKPMFPASFAASQGQLTRSGDGIELRDFMDATQLGVDAGLPANDVTGLAIDIRNLDGNPTELRMPSLRVERATTLTTNVALGCAVQIMPRDNLASSAGFLTDGQLDDAVSLDSTRHFVVDLKQHRDLDHVNIRLRSTAMGKATTPGMRLEVYDSIQEGASPVWRSDARAQAVSSAVSNDSRVLIRATGGEGVFAGRYLKLSAVETQALLEVTEIEAYETMVPLGVVMTAQGRSTRAASSLTVPAGATWMTFAIEHPELEDTVTLGRHWRILGFHDEWLAGTGSAEVESRCPPPGEYEFQAQIRQSDGEWGDAKYRVPLIVPVPFWQRGGVLGTAALLAIFLAAALAWFISRRIMARRVAELERRNELSNERARIARDMHDAVGSQLTQLAVMHEIVAEELALDDTARGRLQQLTDTARSSVAALDAVVWAVNPKNDNLANMAGYLTQVAREYLTPMGIACRQDVPHEWPEKIVSSHARHEIHLAFKEALQNVVKHAQATEVALTMRHADGRFTATIADNGTGLPADLEGLEKNGLDNMQQRLASLGGHCRVQDLPGGGTLVELQVPL
- a CDS encoding response regulator transcription factor encodes the protein MPVTIAMIEDDAPFAEALQRYFTLSKEVDCLQHHRTAEAALEALRREAPHVLLVDINLPGMSGIEFVGHIKDLHPQVLCLMLTMYEESGLIFDALKAGASGYLLKRTPPKEVVAAIMEAHSGGSPMSPEIARRVVSFFHQKQVVTTPEIPPASADIATLAPREVEVLDLLSKGYLYKEIGDQLGISTHTVNTHIRRIYEKLHVQSRGQAVAKYRGLAEQG
- a CDS encoding inorganic phosphate transporter — protein: MLTLFICVFITALAFEFINGFHDTANAIATVVSTKVLTPRQAILLAACTNLIGALTGTAVAKTVSGGFVDSSIVTLPTVLAALIGAILWNLFTWWLGLPSSSSHALVGGLCGSAIATTGGWSALIWHEGSNGLWPKLIKPMILSPMIGFFLGGLIMWILMVLLKRRSPSTVNRIFGRLQIVSAAFMGFSHGGNDAQKTMGILALAMFTATSSGAFEGLPESFAFLKMHSLGKDSPIPIWVVILCAITMFAGTAAGGWRIIKTMGHKMVKLMPVHGFAAETTAAIIIETASKLGIPLSTTHVISTSIMGVGATHRFSAVKWGIVGRIVWAWVLTLPITGFLGYWMVKLLHLFGA
- a CDS encoding DUF47 family protein, yielding MFSLFKKDDTFYNLLEASAAEARSCALLLKDVIPHLGGDTSSQLDAIRQSRRKHKKLTQNITEELCKTFITPLDREDIESLNSALNKVPKTVEKIAERLSVCPVKFTNDIMSKQISLLEQATGEVVSMVGLLRKKAGIDQIQDMQDRLQHIEGDGDKMLMDLLRQLYNGKVDPIEVIILKDLYELLERSIDRCRDAGNVVFQVVLKYS